The genomic stretch CACCCTGGGCGCTTTCCAGCACCAGAGCCCAGCGCAGCTTGCGACCCGGTTCCAGACAGCGGGCAGCCCAGTAATCGAGCAGAATTTCCTGCTGCAGCTGATCGCCTGGGAAGAGCCGTTCGACTTCCTGCCGCCACCAGCTTGCATCGCCCGGTTCGGCAGCAAGCGTGGTGTCATACCAGGAATTGAGCGCCACATCTTCGTGCGTGCCCATGTCGATCGAGACCATGCGGTCTTTGCCTGGGAATGCGCCGCACATGCGCACTGAAGGTATGTCGATACCTGCCCGCCCTTTCTTGATCGCATCAAGCAGCGAGCCCTTGCCATTCGACTTTGCCCAGCCAGGTCCGTGCTCAATCTCAAGACCGCGGTCGTCCAGAGTTTCGCCGGTTTCGATATTCACCCACAAGGCGGTCGAACGATCGCGAACGAAAGTCGAGTTAAGCCACTTCGCATATTCGGCTTGATCAGCAGCCTGCTTCAGTTTGCGCAGCTTGCCCTTCTCCAGCTTCGCCTTTCGAGCCTTTGCTGCGTTGGCCTGAAGCTTCGCCTTTACCGGGTCAATGCCCTGCGAAAATGGCTCGGCACCCAGATCATCAGCGAAATCATTCGCTACTGTCGCCGCGTTGATTAGGTCACCACGGTTGCGGTCATTGAGCGCCTTGAAAAGCGTTTTGACAGTGACCCGACGACCATTGTCATCGCTGTGCAAGCTGTCCCACCGACGACCGATGATGTGAGCGTGGTCCGCGTATTCAGGATCCGAAGTGGACCAGTCGATAAACTCCTGACGGGCTTCGCCACCAGAAGCATGGTGGCATGACATCATGAGTTCACGCCATTTGTCTTCTTTTCGATAATCGCACGCCTCAAGACCTGACAACATCAGTTCGACAGCCTCTGCGTCGAACTCGCCATCGCCTTCCGAAGCGACTGCTTCAGGACGACGAATTAGCTGCAAGAGTGCTTCCGGAGCCGGTCGAGTGTCTGCAACTGGCTCGGCAAAAGGATCCCATCGATAGGCCCGGCGCGTGGCCGGATGACTGCTGCCAGGCGCGACCATCTGGCGACCGTGCCCCTTGAACTCGATACCCGGATACTCGTCGTCGGTGTCCCTGACGAGCGTGCCTGCCTCGACGGTCATGTAATAGTGCTGACCGCCTGCACCCGTGTCGACACGCGGCCACTGGTCAAGCTTGATGCCAAGATTGGCTTCAAGACGTGCGACTGGATCGTCGCCATCCTTGAATGCTCGCGGGTCAACGTCGACGACTAGATCGGTCGGGCGCAAACGCACTCCGACATTTACGCCTGCTTTGAGCAGTTCCATAGCCTGGTCAACATCAAGTGCTGCGACCTTGCGCCACCCGCTACCGGGTGCCTTCCCGATGGGCTTACCTTTGGCATCCAGTGCGTTCGGAACATGAAGTGAAATGAACTCATGCGTCGTCGCACGAAAGGGCTCCAGTTCGACAGCATCGAACTCAAATGCTGGCCCCTCACGTTGATTGGAGGGGCTATTCGTCAATACATCAGTCACTTTCAATCCTATTCGTCGAGGGTTTTGGGGGTGCTGTCTGCAGTTGGGCCAATCCCATTCCGGCCTTTCGCTCTAGGGGCGCATCCATCACGCTGCGATGGGTGCGCCCTCCTCTTATGCGGTGGGTGAAAGGCGGGTTGTGGCTTTGGCCAGGTATGCGTTCAAATCGCGCTCGCGATACATTACCGCCGAGCCGATCTTTATGAATCTGGGACCACGTCTGATCGCACGATAGCTGCGCAAGCTGTTCTCGGTCGAACCGAGATAAGCTGCGGCTTCCTTGGTAGTAAGCAGCGGGTCATCGCTGCATGCGGTTTGATTAGTCATTTCGATGCTCTCTGCTGCGGGTCAGGAGCTAAGCAATGCGTTGCCAACAATTCAATTAACGCCAGCAGATTGCTGAATGGGACTTGGCCACTAGCCTCGGGCGAAGGCGTCCAGATCGTCCACATGGTAGCGGATAAGGCGATCTTGGAGCACGCTGTAGCGGGGCCCCTTGGACGTAGCCCGCCAAGTCTTCAGCGTGCCCGCCGTAGTGCCGAGATAGGCTGCCGCTGCTGCACTATCGAGCCAAGGGCTCCTAGGGCTGCTCATTTCCTCACGGACGATCGATCGGATGGCTTCAAGGGTCAGTTCGGTCACGGCGGTCTCTCGATAGGACTTGCAGAAGCTCAGCTAGCTGATCGTGCCGGACGCCTAACCCATCACTTGGACGACTACCTCTTGACTCTCCTTTTTTCTATAGATACGAGTAAATAGTAGAAAGGAGAATTTGAGATGTCGAAGCGAATTATTGAGGTTTCCACCGATGTTTATGCAGCCATTTGGGCATCGCGCCTTGCGGGCGAGAACAGCGAGGAAGAGGTGTTGGCTCGTGTTCTGAAAGTGAGGAATTCGAAGCGTAGCAATGTGGAGGAAAAGCCGAGGTCTTCGGCAGGAGGTGGTGTCTATGATCGGCGCAACAACGTCCACTTTGATGAAGGCTTCAGAATCTTCCGAGACTACAAGGGTGAGCGCTATGAAGCAGTCGCATCAAGCGGCCACTGGGTGCGTTCGGACAACGGATTGAAGTTCCCTACATTGAACCAATTGAATGGCTCAATTGCAGCTGGTGCTGAGAATGTTTGGAATGGCTCCTGGCAGTATCTGAATTCAGAAGGAAAAGCCGTTTCGATTGCGACACTGCGAAGCTAAACCCGATCACAGAGCTTTTGGGGAGCCGGAGGAGCAGTGCTCCGGCTCCGATCATGGTGGTTAGGCAGGCGACGGCAATCTAAAGCCCACCGGGTCAATCAGACAGCCATTCGGCAATTCGGTGAACTTGCTCTCGCCTGCGCCGAAGACGAGGTCTTCGAGACGCTGTGCGTGGCCACGCAAGTGCTCGACGAGGTGTTCGGCATGGACGTAGCCGCCCGACGCACCCGGAAGCCTCTGGCCAAGCAGAAGCGCACTCTCGGCATATGGCACCCCAGCCTCAATATAGAGCGTTCGAGCATGGTGGCGGTATTCATGCGGGCTCGGCAGCCCTTTCTCTTTCGGCTCCTGTATATGGCCGCTCTTGCTCGTCGGCGATGGCCACAACCACTCGCTATTGAGAGGTCTGTCTGCTTCCAGCCTTGCCCGCAAGATCGCCGCCAGCCGGTGCCCTATCGGAAGGGTCAACGGGTCATCTGACGTCTTCATATGGGTGAACGTGACCGACTGTCGCTCAATGTCCACGTCTTCCCTTCGGACATTCAAGATGGACGAACGGCGAGCACCTGTGAGCAGCATTGCCACATGCAGGTCACGGCGAGCGGGGCTAAGCCGCATTACCTTCTCCCACCACTTGGCCAGGTCCAGTCGTTCGACCTTCCGTCGCTTGGTTTGCGGCACGTGAAGAGCGGCAACCGGGTTGGCCACAAGCGTCTCATCGGCCCTCATCGCCGTGTTGATGATTGCCCTTAGGGTGCGCATAACCGAAGCTGCCGTGGGCTCACCGTGCTTCCTTTTCAACTCTGCAAAGAGGTCTCTCACCATCTGGCGAGAAATGTCGGCCACGGCCTTATTCTTCCAATTCTTGAGATAGCGGTCGAGGTGGTAGCGGTAACCCTCCTCGGTCGCGGGCCTCGGGCTCTTTTCTTCGATATGGGTGTCGAGTGCCTTGGCCAGAGTGATGCCTGTCTCATCGGGTCCATCGGTCGGGTCGATGCCGCTTTGTATTTGGCTCATCAGAACGCGGGCGCGGTTGCGGGCTTCACGCAGCCCAATCCTGTCCACCCGGTCGATCTTGACCCGAACCGTTCGGACGTGACGACCATTGCGTCTCACGTCGCCCTGGCAGGCATAGGACTTTGTGGTCTTGTGGCAGATCACCATGAGGCCCTTCACCTCGGTGTCTCTGTGAATGCCCGACCCGAGCGGCAAATCTCGGATGCGGGCTTCGGTCAGTTTGGTCACGGCCATGTTCGACATTCTCCATTGCGAGCACCGCGCCAGACACCGAACGGCCGCTATCCTTAGCTGCCGTCTGCTGACGCTGATTGCCTTGAATGTCGTGGTTTTACTGACCCGCGAGCGCCTAACTGACCATGATTAGCCGTGGCTGACGCAGCCTTCCCCTTTTTGTAATCATCAGGTCGCGAGTTCGAGTCCCGCAGCCGGCACCATTTTTCAAACAATCTGCCTATCGCTCAGCCGCGGCCGCGATAGCTCGCCACGCCCTGGTCCGGCACCCAGAGCCCTTCGGGCGGAGCGCCGGTCTGCCAGAATACGTCGATGGGGATGCCGCCGCGCGGATACCAATAGCCGCCGATCCTGAGCCATTTCGGCTTCATCTCTTCGACCAGACGCTGGCCGATCCCGACCGTCACATCCTCGTGAAATCCGGAATGATTGCGGAACGAGCCGAGAAACAGCTTCAGGCTCTTGGATTCGACGATCGTGTCGCCGGGCGCGTAATCGATCACGATATGGGCAAAATCGGGCTGGCCGGTCACCGGGCACAGAGAGGTGAATTCGGGGGCCGCAAAGCGCACGAGATAAAGCGATCCCTTGCGCGGGTTTGCCGGATAATCGAGCTGCGCTTCTTCAGGTGAAGCCGGAAGCGCGCTGGTCTGGCCGAGGTGGAGAGTTTCAGGTGTGTCGCTCATGCCGCGCTGTTGCCGCGAAGTGACGTCATTAGCAAGAGATTGGCTGGACGCGGCGAATTCAGAGCCTATTCAGCGCGCAGTCCGCTTTTGCACCCAAATCCAGTTCATGCGCACCGTTTCGACCCTCCTTATTTCTGCACTTGCACTCGCTGCGAGCCCTGTTGGCGCGAGCTCGTTCAAGCTGCCGCCCAACCCGACTTCCACGCCCGATGTCGAAGGGCCGGTGGACGATTCAGGCGTCGTGCCTGTCCGCCCGCGCGACCTTACGCGTCGGACGCCGACGCCGACGCCGACCCCGACGAGCGCACCTACCGCAGCGCCGACCACCGCTCCGCGACCGACGCCGAGTGCGCAGCCCACAGGAACCGCACCGGCCCAGCCGCGCACAGCCACGCCCACGACTCGCGCAACAACGGCTCCGACGGGTGAGCCCTCTCCGCGTGTCGTACCTTCGCCGCAGTTAATCCCGGCCGACACGCTGCCATCTTCGACCCCATCGGCGCCGGTCGAAAGCATCACAACGCAGGTCGATCCCGCTCCTACCGCCTCGATTGCTCCTGTGCAGCAGGAAGCCGATGCCGAGGGCGGTTTTCCCTGGGGCTGGATCATCGGGGTGCTGGCGGGCCTCCTCGCGATAGCCGGAGGCTGGATTGCCTGGCAGCGCCGCGCCGCGCTTGCCCCGCCTCCGCTGATCGAAAAACCGATAGTCCCTGCCGCCGGAGAAGCCATGCTTGCCGGTCTTGCAGGAGAAAAACTGCGCTACGAGCTTGAGCTCGAGGTCGAGGGCGTGACGCGGTCGGTCATGATGCTGACGATCCGCTATCACCTGACGGTATCCAACCGTTCGGACCGCGCATTGCGCGACTTGGCAATCCACGCCGACCTGACCACTGCACGCGCCGGTGCGCCTACCGAAGCGCAACTCGCCAATGACGCAACTTCGCTTCCGCTGGTCGAAACCATCGACCGGATCGGTCCGCACCAGACCAGGACCCTCAGGGGCACGGTGCAGCTGCCGATGCAGCAGGTTTCACCGATTTATCGCGGCCAACACCCGATGCTGGTGCCGCTGATCCGCGTTCGCGCCGAAGCGCCTGCTGCCGAAACGAAGGTGCAGACCTTCATGGCCGGTATTTCGAGCGGCATGTCGGGCGGCAAGCTGTTGCCGCTTTCGCTCGAGGGGCCGCCGGGCGGTTATCAGGGCGTCAGGGCACGCGCGCTCGCCTGAGACGCGACACTCTTCTCGACGCCCTCTCGACGCCCCTCTCGACGCAGGCGCGGCGCGCGGCTAGGTCCGCTGCATGGACAGTCTCGTCAGCACACAATGGCTAGCCGGCCAGATCGGGTCACCCGATCTCGTCGTGCTCGACGCCAGCAGGCATTTGCCGGCTGCGGGCCGCGACGGGCGCGCAGAATTCCTCGACAGCCATATCCCCGGTGCGCGCTTCTTCGACCTCGGGGCTCTCATCGAC from Altererythrobacter epoxidivorans encodes the following:
- a CDS encoding bifunctional DNA primase/polymerase gives rise to the protein MTDVLTNSPSNQREGPAFEFDAVELEPFRATTHEFISLHVPNALDAKGKPIGKAPGSGWRKVAALDVDQAMELLKAGVNVGVRLRPTDLVVDVDPRAFKDGDDPVARLEANLGIKLDQWPRVDTGAGGQHYYMTVEAGTLVRDTDDEYPGIEFKGHGRQMVAPGSSHPATRRAYRWDPFAEPVADTRPAPEALLQLIRRPEAVASEGDGEFDAEAVELMLSGLEACDYRKEDKWRELMMSCHHASGGEARQEFIDWSTSDPEYADHAHIIGRRWDSLHSDDNGRRVTVKTLFKALNDRNRGDLINAATVANDFADDLGAEPFSQGIDPVKAKLQANAAKARKAKLEKGKLRKLKQAADQAEYAKWLNSTFVRDRSTALWVNIETGETLDDRGLEIEHGPGWAKSNGKGSLLDAIKKGRAGIDIPSVRMCGAFPGKDRMVSIDMGTHEDVALNSWYDTTLAAEPGDASWWRQEVERLFPGDQLQQEILLDYWAARCLEPGRKLRWALVLESAQGAGKGMMKIGLSTLLGWRNCGDFGRTQMTDKYDSWRVSAANLFGEEIGFADWKKAREAYEGMKAPITEDFIAIRPMHKESQLQVPNGANYIFNRNPEQKFYISPGEDERRFCYLRPSPEAMDERAPYFAKLKANYQDRKAMAAVRWWLVNEWAPSRVKWDELGLDRIGVGRVLFDTDPPMTPAKASIQRESLQADGEAPVDFQALEREMEQFGQFFTAEDVLSVVKNGALDRFDASEAQMLDAIRKWLKVAGFANGRNKNGQGVTIYYRADDAAAEAMGPTEREKAYLAKQ
- a CDS encoding helix-turn-helix domain-containing protein; amino-acid sequence: MTNQTACSDDPLLTTKEAAAYLGSTENSLRSYRAIRRGPRFIKIGSAVMYRERDLNAYLAKATTRLSPTA
- a CDS encoding helix-turn-helix domain-containing protein codes for the protein MTELTLEAIRSIVREEMSSPRSPWLDSAAAAAYLGTTAGTLKTWRATSKGPRYSVLQDRLIRYHVDDLDAFARG
- a CDS encoding tyrosine-type recombinase/integrase encodes the protein MAVTKLTEARIRDLPLGSGIHRDTEVKGLMVICHKTTKSYACQGDVRRNGRHVRTVRVKIDRVDRIGLREARNRARVLMSQIQSGIDPTDGPDETGITLAKALDTHIEEKSPRPATEEGYRYHLDRYLKNWKNKAVADISRQMVRDLFAELKRKHGEPTAASVMRTLRAIINTAMRADETLVANPVAALHVPQTKRRKVERLDLAKWWEKVMRLSPARRDLHVAMLLTGARRSSILNVRREDVDIERQSVTFTHMKTSDDPLTLPIGHRLAAILRARLEADRPLNSEWLWPSPTSKSGHIQEPKEKGLPSPHEYRHHARTLYIEAGVPYAESALLLGQRLPGASGGYVHAEHLVEHLRGHAQRLEDLVFGAGESKFTELPNGCLIDPVGFRLPSPA
- the queF gene encoding preQ(1) synthase → MSDTPETLHLGQTSALPASPEEAQLDYPANPRKGSLYLVRFAAPEFTSLCPVTGQPDFAHIVIDYAPGDTIVESKSLKLFLGSFRNHSGFHEDVTVGIGQRLVEEMKPKWLRIGGYWYPRGGIPIDVFWQTGAPPEGLWVPDQGVASYRGRG